Genomic segment of Hydractinia symbiolongicarpus strain clone_291-10 chromosome 5, HSymV2.1, whole genome shotgun sequence:
ATATTACATCAAATTTTAATATGTGTCGATTGTTGGCAAACTTTCTGAAAAAATATCTATATGTTATGCTGGGTGATACACTATATATTTTCAACCagagctgaaaaaaagaaggagATGATGAATTTAAAAGCATGCGGAAAACTAAGTggaaacagttttaaatacttctgctttgacattttttttatttagatttacaAAGCACTGGAAAAGCGTGGCATGTTGGATAACTCAATTATAATATTTACCTCTGATAACGGTGGTCCAGCAAATGGATTGGATATGAATTGGGCAACAAATTATCCCTTGCGTGGTGCAAAAACTACTGTTTACGAGGGTATGTCATAATCTGGAATAAGAAGTTTAAATTCAGAAGACAAAACTTGTACCAAACATGCAAACAAAGCTCTGTTGTTCTCGTATTTACAAGATTCAATTTCGTTCTCAAAAACATGCCAGACATGATGGTGACGTCCACTTTTTTGACACCTcaacatttttatctaaattgatATTAGTACCTTTTTAGTTTTACATAAGTGCCGaagaattctaaaaaaaattagattccAACAAACAACATGTCTGAAATTTTGAACGTCCTCTaatgtcaatattttttaatttttttaaaaaatataattcacAAACAATTACAGTTATAAATTATCACTTTCACTATTATCATCAATGAAATAAACGTCTTTATCTTCGGTATAGTCATCGAAAATTTGATTTGTTAgatttaattttgaattttttgcacttaaagTAAACCATtccaaattaaaacaaatttgaattttGAACCTACAAGAACTTCTTATTTACTTCTGCCGAATCATTCTCACTTTAGGAGGTGTCAAAGCTGCTGCTTGTGTTTACAGCAAGCTTTTTAAAACTCCAGGACAAGTATCACGTGATATGATGCATGCCACTGATTGGTTGCCGACTTTACTATCAGTTGCTGGTTACAACACAACAGATTTGCATTATCTTGATGGAATGAATATGTGGCAAACACTGCAGAAGAAATCCCCTTCACCAAGAAATGAAATACTTGTTAATATTGATCCTCATGTTTATCATAACGCAGCTCTTATTGTAGGGGACTGGAAACTAGTTAACCAAAGTAGGAATATTTCTTTGAATTTGATTCTAAGACAAAGTTTGCACGttgcaaataaaaatcattcttgAATATAATGTGTGCAGTTAAACTAGAAGGAGTCGCTACAAAAGCAAGTCTTGTATTTCATTAAATGAGAACATCAACTTTAGTTTACCTTTAAGGTGCCATTTTCTTTcgctgttttgttttgtcaacATGACCTTTCATATGACAAGGTGTTTATAGTATGTGCCAAAAAATCTTTTCTGTTTTTAGGTCGTTTTTATGATGGATGGTACCCTCCTCCCGAGGTAGAGAATTCTTATGAAAATAGTCGTTACTCCTTCACTGATGACATGAATGATTATGTAAGGTTCGAAGGAGAAAATGATGCTCGTATTAAATGTGGACATAAACCTTTGAAAGTGTCTTACTGTGGTGGCAAGAAATATCGACCTTGCCTATTTAACCTTAAAGAAGATCCTTGTGAATACACAGATGTTTCAAAAGATCATCCAattatttacaagaaaatgttgGATCGATTGCAAGAATACAGAGATGGCATGGTGAAGTCAAGACGAACCACATATCGTGATCCAGAAGCTAATCCTAAATTAAATAATGGTGTGTGGGGTCCTTGGAAGAATTTGTTAGTATGATTTAAACTTGCAGTATCTTGGTAACATGGTAGTCTAATCTACTGTGTGATTGTATCTTTTCACGTTGGATGTGTAACACCATGTTGTTTCGCAGTAGATGGCTAAATGTGTAAAATTTTCTTCGAGTTTaaacgttttgtttttttgcctgTATCGCAttatttatagatttttttattatcatatatttgttatttattgctttttttgaattaaacgCATTGTACGGATTAATTAAATTTGTAGATTTACTttaggaatttttaaaattaaaatttgtaaaaacagtttttctcTATTCAGCATCGTTGCGAATGTAACGTTAATTAGGTCTGTAATTATTGGGCTTCTCCATCCTGACTAGTTGTTTATTTCATACTTAATATTGTATTTAAACTTCTGAAACTATAAACTTCGAAGTATTGTATGATGATAGACtattttaatttagaaaaaatagaCACAAATAAAAATGGGAGGTATCAGAGCGAGAAAGACTCGGAGAAGAAATACAATCAAAATACTTAAAGgtacaagaaaaagaaagaagaccATAAACCCTGCTATTGGAGAGTAAGTTTTGCTCTGCTTGTAATTTCGTTACTATTGTTTTAGTGGCAGTCATTGTTGGGTggttgttatgtttttttgtcgtggttgttattgttgtggTTGAAGCTTGTATATTGTTGTGGTGgtggttgttgttgtcgttgttgtttgtATTGTTCTGGTGGTGGTTGCTTTTGTAGTGATGGTTCTTATTGGTATGGtggtgtttgttgttgttgtggttgttgttaTTGCGGTGGTGATGGTTGTTATTGCGGTGGTGatggttgttattgttgtggTGGTTGTTCTTATTGTCGTGGTGatggttgttattgttgtggTGGTTGTTCTTATTGTCGTGGTGATGGTTCTTATTGTTGTGGTGATGATTCTTATTGTTGTGGTGATGGTTCTTATTGTTGTGGTGATGGTTCTTACTGTTGTGGTAATGGTTCTTATTGTTGTGGTGATGGTTCTTTTTGTTGTGGTGGTTGTTCTTATTGTTGTGGTAATGGTTCTTATTGTTGTGGTTATGTTTCTTATTGTTGTGGTGGTTCTTATTGTTGTGGTAATGGTTCTTATTGTTGTGGTGGTTGTTCTTATTGTTGTGGTGGTTGTTCTTATTGTTGTGGTGGTTGTTCTTATTGTTGTGGTTATTTTTgctgttattattgttgttgtggtcGTTGATATAGCTCTTTTAATAGCACTGTTGTGATTGTTGTTGCGGTTTTATTATCGCTgttgatttttatttctttagtgcTGATTTAAAGAAACATTGGGACAATACGAAGACTTTGCAGCAGAATTTAAAAGGTCTTGGCTTGGCTTACGATTcaaatgaagttttaaaaatcccaaaaaataaaaagattactAGAAAAGATGTATGTCTTTGTTTACCCGCCTGTTTGTCTGTTTGTTA
This window contains:
- the LOC130645681 gene encoding arylsulfatase J-like, which translates into the protein MFRYTILLSVLLDMTQSSPPHIVMIVADDMGFNDVSFHGSQQIPTPNIDYLANNGIILNNYYVLPSCTPTRSAIMTGRYPIHTGMQSGTIYAANAWGVGLEEKMLPQYLKTLGYKTHAVGKWHLGFFARDYTPSRRGFDTFYGYYGGQADYWDHSLASNGYWGLDLHKDTPSTSKNVWTQWGNYSSNMYSHEAVDRIKGHNLSEPMFLYVAYQAVHSANLVEDPLQAPQKWIDKFKHIKHNGRRKYAAMMAAMDYGIGMIYKALEKRGMLDNSIIIFTSDNGGPANGLDMNWATNYPLRGAKTTVYEGGVKAAACVYSKLFKTPGQVSRDMMHATDWLPTLLSVAGYNTTDLHYLDGMNMWQTLQKKSPSPRNEILVNIDPHVYHNAALIVGDWKLVNQSRFYDGWYPPPEVENSYENSRYSFTDDMNDYVRFEGENDARIKCGHKPLKVSYCGGKKYRPCLFNLKEDPCEYTDVSKDHPIIYKKMLDRLQEYRDGMVKSRRTTYRDPEANPKLNNGVWGPWKNLLV